The Methanomassiliicoccales archaeon genome has a segment encoding these proteins:
- a CDS encoding DEAD/DEAH box helicase, with product MTTFTDLQISEKIIKAMNSMGWNEPTPVQIAAIPVGLKGGDMYAEAQTGTGKTGTYGSIILGRIKVGSKAPSSLVLVPTRELANQVFEELTKLAQFTGHKSVAIYGGVGIGPQLEKLRRGTDIVVATPGRLRDIIEHNDIDLSKISVLVLDEADRMLDMGFSRDLNFILGCLPRKRQSLLFSATMSREIRALAMSHMDKPKEVLVSKDEPVLDLTKQYYFIADKEVKRDVLCTILDTAHPKAMVFCATKRKTDQLTKKLLADNYPAGAIHGDVAQNKRDKVIKAFKEGSVMILVATDVAARGLDISDVDYVFNYDSPMDPDTYVHRIGRTGRAGKEGISVSLFLPEERGMIRDIERRTHKRIDPLEIEVVHRPEPEIKKVVPVQNVPRTRGSSAQQSSMHRGGQRSTVHASRSASGPRAAGPGQRQ from the coding sequence GTGACAACTTTCACAGACCTACAGATCTCGGAGAAGATCATCAAAGCAATGAACAGCATGGGCTGGAATGAACCCACCCCAGTGCAGATAGCAGCTATACCAGTCGGCCTCAAGGGCGGCGACATGTACGCCGAGGCGCAGACCGGCACTGGCAAGACCGGCACCTACGGGTCCATCATATTGGGCAGGATCAAGGTCGGATCGAAGGCACCTTCATCATTGGTCCTCGTCCCGACCAGGGAATTGGCCAACCAGGTCTTCGAGGAACTTACCAAGCTGGCCCAGTTCACCGGCCACAAGAGCGTCGCCATCTACGGCGGCGTCGGCATCGGTCCCCAGCTGGAGAAGCTCAGGAGAGGTACGGACATCGTCGTCGCCACCCCCGGCCGTCTCCGGGACATTATCGAGCATAACGACATCGACCTCTCGAAGATATCCGTCCTCGTTCTCGACGAGGCCGACCGCATGCTCGACATGGGCTTTTCCAGAGACCTCAACTTCATTCTGGGATGCCTGCCGAGGAAGAGGCAGTCGCTATTGTTCTCGGCCACCATGTCCAGAGAGATACGGGCTTTGGCAATGAGCCACATGGACAAACCCAAGGAAGTACTCGTCTCCAAGGACGAGCCGGTCCTGGACCTCACGAAGCAATACTATTTCATCGCAGACAAGGAGGTCAAACGTGACGTCCTGTGCACGATCCTTGACACCGCCCATCCCAAGGCCATGGTGTTCTGCGCGACAAAGCGCAAGACCGACCAGCTGACGAAGAAGCTGCTGGCCGACAATTATCCCGCAGGTGCTATCCACGGTGATGTGGCGCAGAACAAGCGGGACAAGGTCATCAAGGCGTTCAAGGAAGGCTCGGTCATGATCCTCGTGGCGACGGACGTGGCGGCGCGGGGACTGGACATCTCCGATGTCGACTATGTCTTCAATTACGACTCGCCGATGGACCCTGACACGTATGTCCACAGGATCGGCAGGACCGGACGGGCGGGAAAGGAAGGCATATCGGTATCGTTGTTCCTGCCGGAGGAACGCGGCATGATCCGGGACATCGAGCGCCGAACGCACAAGCGCATAGATCCGCTGGAGATCGAGGTCGTACACCGGCCGGAACCGGAGATCAAGAAGGTCGTGCCGGTGCAGAACGTGCCTCGGACAAGAGGATCGTCGGCTCAGCAATCAAGTATGCATAGGGGCGGCCAGAGGTCGACCGTACATGCATCCAGGTCGGCGTCGGGACCTCGGGCAGCCGGTCCGGGCCAAAGGCAGTAA
- a CDS encoding TrkH family potassium uptake protein, with amino-acid sequence MGQNLKHLKREIKRTLKVKGINLYLIREGLARKERPVPHMFGLLSLYLAVSMLLPLSVAVIYREDVRPWLYPILLSGMIAGMVLSRCRSSGRLRSTEAMFIVAMVWLTTSVVGALPYIMYGMGPIDAIFETMSGFTTTGATIMTSIESWPESLLLWRSFTQWLGGAGIIMLFVAVLPVLGVGGRYLTRNESPGSSNGQGSISLRIKDEARKFTNIYLGLSGVLLVLLLLGGIGIYDSFAVMFSTVSTGGFSPHTQSISFYGNPVIEWTVIAFMFISGVNFYLHYTAISSRRIRTYFKSSEFCTYLALMIIASAMIFLLVWDGSLANIEYWIRTSMFQVASTMTSTGFATIDFAQWEKAALFILFGLMVIGGCTGSTAGGLKVARLMLTREFVYSTLYKTVHPRSVYTTKMDGKPMSENVLSSLMAVLICYILSALACTIVLVILGIDPTTSMSAAITTLSNVGPGMGALGPMGTFAGIPDLGKIALTITMWAGRLEFIAVFVILTPVFWRELLRYKS; translated from the coding sequence ATGGGACAGAACCTCAAGCACCTCAAGAGGGAGATCAAGAGGACCCTCAAGGTCAAGGGCATCAACCTCTATCTGATCAGGGAAGGTCTGGCGAGAAAGGAGAGACCAGTTCCTCACATGTTCGGGCTGCTCTCATTGTATCTCGCCGTTTCCATGCTGCTCCCGCTTTCCGTCGCCGTCATCTACCGGGAGGACGTCAGGCCTTGGTTGTACCCGATCCTTCTCTCTGGCATGATAGCCGGGATGGTCCTGTCCCGGTGCAGATCGTCCGGCAGGCTGCGGTCGACGGAGGCGATGTTCATAGTGGCCATGGTCTGGCTTACGACGTCAGTGGTCGGTGCCCTGCCTTACATCATGTACGGAATGGGTCCCATCGATGCGATCTTTGAGACCATGAGCGGGTTCACCACCACCGGTGCCACCATCATGACCAGCATCGAATCGTGGCCGGAGAGCCTTCTGCTATGGCGCAGCTTCACCCAGTGGCTGGGAGGGGCGGGCATAATCATGCTGTTCGTGGCCGTTCTGCCCGTGCTCGGTGTCGGAGGGCGATACCTCACCCGCAACGAATCTCCGGGAAGCAGCAATGGTCAAGGCAGCATTTCCCTCCGGATAAAGGACGAGGCCAGAAAATTCACGAACATATACCTGGGTCTGTCCGGGGTCCTTCTCGTCCTGCTGCTGCTTGGTGGCATTGGGATCTATGATTCGTTCGCCGTCATGTTCTCCACCGTCTCAACCGGTGGCTTCTCTCCCCACACCCAGAGCATTTCATTCTATGGGAATCCGGTCATCGAATGGACGGTCATCGCGTTCATGTTCATTTCCGGGGTGAACTTCTACCTCCACTACACCGCCATATCGTCCCGTCGCATCCGCACATACTTCAAAAGCTCTGAGTTCTGCACCTATCTGGCGCTCATGATCATCGCCTCGGCCATGATATTCCTCCTGGTATGGGACGGGTCCCTCGCTAACATCGAATACTGGATCAGAACGTCCATGTTCCAGGTCGCTTCGACCATGACATCGACCGGATTTGCCACCATAGATTTTGCCCAGTGGGAGAAGGCGGCCCTGTTCATTCTCTTCGGCCTGATGGTCATTGGCGGCTGCACCGGATCGACGGCAGGCGGACTAAAGGTGGCCAGGCTCATGCTGACCCGGGAATTCGTCTATTCCACCCTGTACAAGACCGTCCATCCCAGATCCGTTTACACCACGAAAATGGATGGAAAGCCGATGAGCGAGAACGTGCTCTCGTCGCTGATGGCCGTTCTGATCTGTTACATCCTTTCGGCACTGGCCTGCACGATAGTGCTGGTGATATTGGGGATCGACCCAACGACCTCGATGTCGGCCGCCATCACCACCCTATCGAACGTAGGTCCGGGGATGGGGGCATTGGGCCCCATGGGCACCTTTGCGGGCATCCCAGATCTCGGCAAGATAGCGCTCACGATCACCATGTGGGCGGGAAGGCTGGAGTTCATCGCAGTGTTCGTCATCCTCACGCCTGTCTTCTGGAGAGAGCTCCTCAGATACAAATCCTGA
- a CDS encoding fibronectin type III domain-containing protein yields MGEKSKSIAKTAVIALFLLSSTFVIFGMQTVAAAPDATLPGTPTGLSATSGINNVTLTWAAPASDGGSPIDYYVVYQDGAPLPDQYSGLKAVISVLYQYIESPSDWNPYDWTVAAHNAVGVGSPSDPAESYPVNTPGQVEDFTADAGDGSAYISYHISARSDAGGLSILYTIIYQDGVEVAQTTDTYLQVTGLTNGRTYYFSAAWHNEVGTGQQTAPVMVIPLGVPGAPVSLSATMHNKAVNLTWAAPSETGGAIDSYAVYQDGTYIGKTSQTYYLINNLENGRPYQFAVAANNSMWQSVKATIPATPTPDPAGVPTGLTATPGNEKVDLAWAAPADNGGATIDHYVIYQDGVALTTTAPGTTATISELLPGQQYSFAVAAHNSAGLSVKSIPITAIPYTLPNAPTGLMAVPGNEQVTLNWTAPAYNGGSAVDYYVVYQDGVALTYQQSGPVAIINALVNGQSYTFTVAAHNLAGIGAQSVATVSVPVAIPDAPTGLTAVPGHLQITLNWTAPLSNGGTAIDSYFIYQNGVVVQQTTETSFTITGLTSGQAYDYAVSARNGAGEGPRTTTVSAAPRPALTSPGAPEGLTATPGDGKVDLAWALPADNGGAPIDYYVVYQNDIEIIQVTGNSWSVTGLLNGQSYSYSIASHNSMGLSAKSAPVLAMPYTIPGAPAGLTATPGNEFVTLTWTAPSNNGGAAIDHYVVYQDGVVLSINPTGLTFAITGLLNGQSYNFTLAAHNPAGTGPTTYAVAIPTKTVPSEPLNVSVSTIDSGIVLDWSAPSDNGGYPVSYSILRGTSAGTESMLANTSVNSYTDRAIVLGTNYYYYVKAVNQLGSSIPSKETGPIYASTAVRLDMETESSSSIGALVTLTGSVVTVNAGMPIEGLSISLSYSTTNGLSWSDISSVSTSVKGSFSTQWNPHATGIFMVKAAWAGNAIYLPSTSIKSLAITETSDKYVFTVQSNSTITDLSFNSESEKLSFNVSGETGTNGYSRIVISKDLVANGSEIRLSMDGKEMSYKLNSTESSWILYFEYHHSTHSIVASLGEVTKTGSSNLSDSPLPIVAITGLAVVSVMLIAGLVLFNRRRARK; encoded by the coding sequence ATGGGGGAGAAATCCAAGTCGATCGCAAAAACCGCAGTCATCGCACTGTTCCTACTGTCGAGCACATTTGTCATTTTCGGAATGCAAACGGTTGCCGCTGCCCCAGACGCAACGCTGCCCGGGACTCCGACAGGACTATCGGCAACCTCTGGAATAAACAACGTGACCCTTACATGGGCCGCTCCGGCTTCGGACGGAGGCAGCCCAATAGATTATTACGTCGTATACCAGGACGGGGCGCCCCTTCCTGATCAATACAGCGGGTTGAAGGCCGTTATCTCAGTACTGTACCAATATATCGAATCACCGTCGGATTGGAATCCCTACGATTGGACCGTGGCAGCGCACAATGCTGTCGGAGTGGGGTCGCCAAGCGATCCTGCGGAGTCATATCCGGTAAATACGCCAGGCCAAGTGGAGGACTTCACCGCCGACGCAGGAGACGGGTCTGCCTATATCTCTTACCATATAAGTGCCCGGTCCGATGCTGGTGGTTTGTCGATCCTATACACCATCATCTATCAGGATGGGGTGGAAGTCGCGCAGACCACCGACACTTATCTACAAGTCACCGGCCTGACGAATGGCAGGACCTATTACTTTTCCGCCGCTTGGCATAACGAGGTCGGGACAGGCCAACAGACCGCTCCAGTAATGGTGATACCGCTGGGCGTACCTGGCGCACCGGTCTCTTTGTCGGCTACCATGCACAACAAGGCCGTGAATCTTACCTGGGCTGCCCCATCGGAAACAGGCGGGGCCATTGATTCATATGCTGTCTATCAGGATGGAACATATATCGGCAAAACCTCCCAGACCTATTACCTGATAAACAACCTGGAGAACGGAAGGCCATATCAGTTCGCTGTCGCCGCCAACAATTCCATGTGGCAGAGCGTCAAGGCCACCATCCCAGCGACCCCGACACCAGACCCGGCCGGCGTCCCGACCGGACTGACCGCAACCCCAGGAAATGAGAAGGTCGACCTGGCATGGGCGGCTCCGGCGGACAACGGAGGAGCCACGATCGATCACTATGTGATCTATCAGGACGGGGTCGCGTTGACGACCACTGCCCCTGGCACAACCGCGACCATTTCCGAATTGCTCCCCGGCCAACAATATTCCTTTGCCGTCGCGGCCCATAACAGCGCCGGCCTGAGCGTCAAATCCATTCCCATCACGGCGATACCGTACACCTTGCCTAACGCCCCGACCGGTCTGATGGCCGTTCCAGGCAACGAACAGGTGACCCTGAACTGGACCGCGCCGGCCTATAACGGTGGCAGTGCGGTCGATTACTATGTGGTATATCAGGACGGGGTCGCACTGACCTATCAACAGTCGGGGCCAGTGGCCATCATCAACGCTCTGGTCAACGGCCAATCATACACCTTTACCGTCGCCGCGCATAACCTGGCCGGCATCGGCGCACAGTCCGTGGCAACGGTATCCGTTCCTGTGGCCATCCCCGACGCCCCGACCGGTCTGACTGCAGTACCCGGGCATCTGCAGATCACTTTGAACTGGACGGCACCGCTGTCCAACGGAGGAACGGCAATAGACTCCTATTTCATCTACCAGAACGGGGTCGTCGTGCAGCAAACAACGGAAACGTCATTCACCATCACTGGACTGACCTCTGGACAGGCCTATGATTATGCTGTTTCCGCCCGCAATGGGGCAGGGGAGGGACCGAGGACGACGACCGTTTCCGCGGCACCGAGACCGGCATTGACATCACCGGGCGCCCCGGAAGGCCTGACCGCAACGCCAGGTGATGGCAAGGTCGACCTAGCTTGGGCGCTCCCGGCCGACAACGGAGGAGCTCCGATCGACTATTACGTGGTCTATCAGAACGACATCGAGATAATCCAGGTAACCGGGAACTCCTGGTCGGTCACTGGACTGCTCAACGGACAATCGTATTCCTATTCGATCGCATCGCATAACTCCATGGGCCTCAGCGCCAAGTCGGCCCCTGTTCTGGCCATGCCGTACACGATACCGGGTGCCCCGGCGGGATTGACTGCGACCCCGGGCAATGAGTTCGTGACACTGACGTGGACCGCGCCCAGCAACAACGGCGGGGCAGCGATCGATCATTATGTCGTGTATCAGGATGGGGTGGTGCTGTCCATCAACCCGACCGGCCTGACCTTCGCGATCACCGGCCTGCTCAACGGACAGAGCTACAACTTCACCCTGGCCGCGCATAATCCGGCCGGAACCGGACCGACCACTTATGCCGTCGCCATACCGACCAAGACAGTACCGTCGGAGCCGCTCAACGTTTCTGTCTCGACCATCGACAGCGGGATCGTTCTCGACTGGTCCGCCCCCAGCGACAACGGGGGATATCCGGTATCGTACAGCATCTTACGGGGAACCTCCGCAGGAACGGAATCGATGCTGGCCAACACCTCTGTCAATTCCTACACCGACAGGGCGATAGTCCTCGGGACCAACTACTACTATTACGTCAAAGCGGTCAATCAGCTGGGCAGCTCCATCCCTAGCAAGGAGACCGGGCCGATCTATGCCTCCACGGCGGTCAGATTGGATATGGAGACGGAATCATCCAGCTCCATCGGTGCATTGGTGACGTTGACCGGCAGCGTGGTCACCGTCAACGCAGGGATGCCGATCGAGGGATTGAGCATCAGCCTCTCGTACAGCACCACCAACGGTCTGAGCTGGTCGGACATATCATCGGTCAGCACATCCGTCAAGGGCAGTTTCTCGACCCAATGGAACCCGCATGCAACCGGCATCTTTATGGTGAAAGCGGCCTGGGCGGGCAATGCGATCTACTTGCCTTCGACCTCCATCAAGAGCCTGGCGATCACCGAGACCTCGGACAAATATGTCTTCACGGTCCAGTCGAACTCCACCATCACCGATCTGTCGTTCAACTCAGAGAGCGAGAAATTGAGCTTCAATGTGAGCGGCGAGACCGGGACCAATGGTTATTCACGGATCGTCATCAGCAAGGACCTGGTGGCCAACGGCTCCGAGATACGGCTTTCTATGGATGGAAAGGAAATGAGCTATAAGCTCAACTCCACCGAATCCTCCTGGATCCTGTACTTCGAATATCACCACAGCACCCACAGCATCGTGGCGAGCCTGGGCGAGGTGACCAAGACTGGTTCCAGTAACCTGAGCGACAGCCCGCTGCCCATCGTGGCCATTACTGGACTGGCGGTCGTTTCCGTCATGCTCATAGCAGGACTGGTGCTGTTCAACAGACGGAGGGCCAGGAAGTAG
- the trkA gene encoding Trk system potassium transporter TrkA, which yields MGWALSSEIIIIGAGNIGYTIARTLSKRHSITVVEGDEDKFGYILDYLDVAAMNANGANPKVLREVIDEQTKLVIAVTEKDEVNMFACAVAKQVKGDIITVARVRNPEYEEDGAVSKLMNVDFVLSPERIVAEKMIKMVDMENLVDWEELPGIDVSMGKFQISGLFSHVFCTSVRQLPIPEGCKILAIHRERASIIPDDDYRLVAGDEITVIGSSECLTRFDQYLGKRMRMKDFVIVGGGILGEHLVTRLESKGSSVKIIEEDGERCNGLSKRSNRTVVVMGNGADPSILKAENVNMTDVLFAVTENEEKNLITALIAKQLGVLKVVASFSKRDYEDVFSMSEIDADIGYYHVVANEIIRLIYPGFKALLLLETFSEMLFSIDVGDESQFKGQAIEQIDLPDRTTIAMVLRNGRTTVPYMGLVLEKGDTMLFYTVKADIPALERMLDIRIPVNP from the coding sequence TTGGGATGGGCATTGTCATCGGAGATAATCATTATCGGGGCAGGTAACATTGGCTACACCATAGCCAGAACGCTGTCCAAGAGGCATTCGATCACGGTCGTCGAAGGGGACGAGGACAAGTTCGGCTACATCCTCGATTATCTGGACGTCGCCGCGATGAACGCCAACGGAGCAAATCCCAAGGTGTTGCGAGAGGTCATCGATGAGCAGACCAAGCTTGTGATCGCGGTCACGGAAAAGGATGAGGTGAACATGTTCGCCTGCGCGGTCGCAAAACAGGTCAAGGGCGACATCATCACCGTTGCCAGGGTCAGAAATCCAGAGTACGAGGAGGACGGCGCCGTCTCCAAATTGATGAATGTGGATTTCGTCCTCTCGCCTGAACGCATAGTCGCGGAGAAGATGATCAAGATGGTCGACATGGAGAACTTGGTCGATTGGGAGGAATTGCCCGGCATTGATGTCAGCATGGGCAAGTTTCAGATATCTGGATTGTTCTCCCATGTCTTCTGCACCAGCGTTAGGCAGCTCCCCATCCCAGAGGGATGCAAGATACTGGCCATCCATCGTGAAAGAGCATCCATCATTCCCGATGATGACTACAGACTGGTGGCAGGCGATGAGATCACCGTGATCGGGAGCAGCGAATGCCTGACCAGATTCGACCAGTATCTCGGAAAGAGGATGAGGATGAAAGATTTCGTCATCGTCGGGGGCGGGATCCTCGGGGAGCATCTGGTGACCCGGTTGGAATCGAAAGGTTCCTCGGTCAAGATCATCGAGGAGGATGGGGAGAGGTGCAACGGCCTCTCCAAGAGGTCGAACAGGACCGTGGTCGTGATGGGCAACGGTGCCGATCCGTCCATCCTTAAAGCGGAGAACGTGAACATGACGGACGTGCTGTTCGCGGTGACGGAGAACGAGGAGAAGAACCTCATAACCGCCCTCATCGCCAAACAGTTGGGCGTCCTGAAGGTGGTCGCTTCCTTTTCAAAACGCGACTATGAGGACGTGTTCAGCATGTCCGAGATCGACGCGGACATAGGCTATTATCACGTGGTCGCCAACGAGATCATCAGGTTGATCTACCCCGGTTTCAAGGCATTGCTCTTGCTGGAAACATTCTCCGAGATGCTGTTCAGCATCGATGTGGGCGACGAAAGCCAGTTCAAGGGGCAGGCCATCGAACAGATCGACCTGCCGGACAGAACGACGATAGCGATGGTCCTGCGCAATGGCAGAACAACGGTCCCCTATATGGGGCTGGTCCTGGAGAAGGGCGATACCATGCTATTCTATACGGTGAAGGCGGACATTCCGGCCCTGGAACGGATGCTGGATATCCGGATCCCGGTGAATCCGTGA